The Lysinibacillus timonensis nucleotide sequence GTATTAAATCCTTTTTTGACTATAAAAAAAGACACCCTAAATGGATGTCGTTATCCTTGCTTATCTAAATGTAGTTTTCGATGCTTAGCATCCTCTAGAATCTGATTAATCTGTAACAGTATTTCTTCATCCAGTGGTAGACCATCCCAGTGTAGGTCTTTTTGCTCTAAAAGAGTACGAAAATTATGTTGTTCTTTTCTTATATCAGTGATTCCCAATATGTAGTCCACACTTACATCATAGACTTGAGACAATTGGCGGAGGCGTTCAAGGGGCGGTCTTCTATATTTAGATTCATAAGAAGCGTAACTCGACTTTTTTATCCCTAGTTTTTTTCCAATTTCCTCCATAGTATATCCATGTTCTAATCTTAATTCTTTTAGTCGCTTAGCGTGCATGATATTCCCTCCTTTTATGCCTCTTTTTCCAGTAAATGATTAAACATATAAAATATAGTCTCTTGATAATATTTCACTTTTTCTTTTACCAATTGTATTTCTTTACTTTGTACCTGACGTCTAGACTTATGATAAATAGCAAAGGTACCTATGACATAATCATCTTTAAAAAAGGGGATAGACCAGCATGTTTGAAAACCCCATTTAAACATATATTCGCGAAATGGTTTCCATAGCGGTGAAGTTTTAATATCTGTGACAATCACTTTTCTAAGGTAGACTGCAGCCCCACAAGACCCACAATTTGCATTAAACATATTCGCTTCGTTAATGTCTTGGAAAAAATCAAAAAATTGTACTGGAAAATTTGGTGCTGCAGCATGGTAAATATTATTCTCCCTCTCATCATAAAAAAGCAACGTTACATAACCATCAGGTATAATTTCTTGTATACTTAAGCATAGTTTACCTAAATCTATTTTTGCTACTATCGTTTGAAATTCTTCTTCTGTTATGATTGAGTCTCTTAATGCCTCCAAATGGATACGAATATTCGTTTCATTTTTCGCCAAGAGTGGATTAATCTGTTTTAAAATCTTTTTCACATTTTTATTTAGTGAGTATCTTTTAATGTACTCAACGACTCCACTCGAATTTGCATTATATGAATTGAAATCCAATTTGTTTACCTCCGACGACTATCATTTAAAAAAAGTATACCCAAATTCACGCAAGAAAAAGTCGTGAGCTTGTCACTTTATTATTAATTAGAAAATTAGAAACATACTAACATTAGTAGTACAAACCAAGGCCATGGTTTGTGCTACTATTTTTTTATAGTAGAAGTGAAGAAAAGCCGACTAGCCTCTGGGACCATGAGTCCGTATTATAAACCGGCTAACTTCACGCCCTTATGTGAATCAGTTTAGTATGTTGGGTCCAAAGAGATCGTGTAAAAGAAAGTGGAATCGATAAGGTACTGTGAAGGCTTCTATGATTGGTCAAAGGAGAAGAATTAAATGAAACATGTCATTGCGTTAGATGTAAGTAAAGGAAAAAGTACAGTTGCGATTTATAATGGCTATCGCCAATGTGAATTTGAAGGCGAGTTAAATCATACACGTGTTGATTTTGAGCGATTACATAAGAAAATTGAAGACATTAAATTACTTGATGGACAAGTGCCAGACATCGTATTTGAAGCAACTGGCGTCTATTCAAAGCCTGTCGAGGCGTTCTTCAAAGATTACGGTTATGCATACTGCCGAATGAATCCACTTGAAGCGAATTTACAGATGGCGAAGATGCGTCGAAATAAAACGGATCTTAGTGATGCTCATGAGCTTGCGAAAACTCATTTTAAAATGGAAAGAGAAACAACGTACATACAAGACGACTATTATGAACAGATGCGCGCCATGACGCGTTATTACGATGAAATAGAGGAAGAAATCATTCTTTTAAAAAGCCGTATGCATGCTATTTTACATCTAAGTTTTCCTGAATTAGAACAGTTAATTACACCAAGTTCTGCCCTGTTTTTAAATATTGTGCAGCTCTATCCTCATCCCGAACTTTTATTGGTCCATTCAAAAACAATTATTAAAAATCGCTTAAAGACTAATACGCGCAAAAACCTCTCATTAGCACGGGCTGAAGCAAAAGCAGCAGTTTTATTGGAAGCAGCACAAAATAGCTATCCAGCAATTAAAGTGAATGATATTCGTTGCGATCAAGTACGTGATTATGCAGCCCGCATTGCGGATTTACTAGAGATGAAGAATTCTCTTGTAAGACAAATGGTGGTATTGTCCGAAGGACGAAAAGAATATCTTATATATCGTTCGATACCAGGTATTGGCGATTCAACAGCTTGCAGATTGATTGGAGAAATTGGTGATATTCGCCGCTTTAAAAATGCAAAACAATTGAACGCTTATGCAGGAATAGATATTATGCGCTACCAGTCGGGAACTACTCAATATAGAGATCGAATTAATAAAAGAGGTAACAAGCATTTACGAAAGATTTTATATTTTATGGTATGTGCAATGCTTATGGCAAAAGGAAAACCGAATCATTTTGTGGACTATTATTACAAATTAAAAAAGCAACCTCAGAAGAAGCCTCATAAGGTTGCAATCGTCGCCTGCATCAATAAATTTCTGAAAGTGACGTTTCAGTTATTGAAGCAGAACATTCTTTACGATTATGAGTCCGCAATACAGGTTCAGAAATCGTAATCACCTACCTCAAACTATAACATATAGACCTTTCGAAAAAAATAAAAATCGTAAGGTCTTTTTGGCATACGTAAATTTAGGTCTAGGGGCAGGGAAGAACTCCCCACTAAACCTAAATCAAAAACATAAAAGAAAATAAAGAAATACACTTGACTAATCGTAAGAAAGAGGCTAGGACAAAACTAGCTTCAATAATTTAAAAAAACGTGAAACCGTTACGTCGATTTCACGTTTCTTTTTAAATTCACATATTTAGAGTTAAGATCATGCAATCTTGCCGCATATTCTCTTAAGTTTGTGGCCATTAATGCAATGCCGAATGCGCTATCAACCTTTTGGTCAAATTAATAATCAAAAAAATTAGCCGATGACTTTTACCTTTGTAAAATGCCACCGGTTTTTTCATTAAGTGGTGGGTTTTGGATCTAATCCTTTCTATCTTTGGATAAAATAAGCGGAGAAACTCCGTCTAATGTAGATAGTGGGGGCAAAAGAATCGGATATAAGCGGAGAAATTCCGATTAAATGCTCTAATTTTGGTAAAATTGAAAGTTTTGGATAGGATAACCGGAAAAACTCCCTTTATTTTTGAAAAAATATTTAGATTTCTTATTTTAAGCGGATTATTTCCGTTTAAATATTTCATGTATAGTAAAATGGCCAGTAAAAAAACAGGAATTTCTCATTAGAGAACCATTACAAAGAGAACGTTTTTTTCAGTGTCAAAATTTCATCATTATACAAGCTCCTATTAGTTTTTCCCAGCCTCAATTCAACTTCAATATTATTTAATTATATTCCAATTTCGTAGTATCGCTTCTAATTGCGCACGCGTTTGTTCTATCGTCCCATTATTGTTTATGACTGCATCGGCACCTTTTTCTTTTTCAGATAAAGGGAGTTGCGAGCTTATTCGAGCAAGCGCATCTTCTTTACTTAGATGATTCCTCTCTACTAAACGTTTCAATTGTGTCTCTTCTGAAACTGTAACGACTAGAATTTTCTCTACATAATGTTGAAGTTTGCTTTCAAACAATAATGGAATATCCATAATGACAGTTTTTGCACCTTTTGCTATATGCTCATCCCGTTGACGTAACATTTCAGCTCGGATTGCCGGATGTATAATGTCATTTAATACCTTACGTTTTGATTCATCATGGAAGATAATAGAACCAACCTTTGCTCGGTCCATTTCACCTTTTTCAGTTATGACTTCTTGACCAAACGCTTCTACGATTTTTGTGAGTGTTGGATTTCCTGGCTCCACTACAACACGAGCAACTAAATCTGCATCAACGATCGGTAAATTATATTCTTTTAACATATTCGCCACAGTGCTTTTTCCACTTGCGATACTACCTGTTAACCCAATAATCATATTGAACTCACCTTTTAATGTTGACAATGAGGGCAGTATACAGAAGTCCGCCCACCAATTGTCATCGATTTCGTATTTGAACCACATGTAGAGCAATGTTTTTTTCCATACATTTTCAAACGATGTTGCATGCCTCCTGCTTCACCGTTAATATTTCGATAATCTGAAATTGTGGAACCACCATTTTCGATACTTTCATGTAAAATGTCTCGAATCGTTTCAAATAGTTTCACTTTACGTTCTTTACTAATTCGACTTACTTTCCGCGCTGGATGGATTCCCATTTTAAATAAAGCTTCGGTTGCATAAATATTGCCACATCCTGATAGTACATGGCCATCCATTATTACTTCTTTAATCGGCTTATGTTGATATTTTGGCAAGGTACATTTTTGTAAAAAATAGTGACATGCATCTTCATCAAAAGGTTCTGGTGCCATTTCCATTAATGGTGGATGTTCTTCAAGAGTAGTAAGCAATCTCATCTCACCGAAACGTCTTATATCCGAAAATACAAGTAATTCACCTGAATCTAATGTAAATACGGCATGTACATGTTTTCTGAATTTCTCTTCATGAATTTCATTCAAATGATGAACTACAAACCATGCACCTGTCATGCCCAAGTGATTAATAAATTTAAAGGATTGATGATTTTTTTCAACATCTATATAAATATATTTCGATCTTCTCGTGACTTTTTTAATGAGCATGTCCTGCATTGCTTCTTCAAAATAGGATGGTTCTAAATTTTTTACAATACACTGCTTACCAGCTGCACAGGAATCATAAACCGTTTTTGAAAATTCTACTTTTCTTATGGTCTTTCCTTCAACAGCTGGTGCCAACTCCCGGACAACACCTTCTACTTCTGGTAATTCAGGCATCCTTTCACTTCCTTATCCCGGTGCAAGCGTTCGTAACACTTCACCTCAAACACGAAGATGGAACTAAGATATTTTGGTGGGAGATAACGGACGCTAACACCCCGATTGGTTCAACTAACAATCAGTGGGGATGAGAATCCCCCACTAATTGAAGTTTCACTTTACTTCGCATCATACCATGTACCACCATATGAATATTCCACTTTTAGCGGTACTAATAGCTCAATTGCGTTTTCCATCACTTCCGGAACAATTCGTTCTAGAATTTCAATTTCATCCTTAGGTGCTTCAAAGATTAATTCATCGTGTACTTGGAGTAACATCTTTGTTTTTAAGCCTTCCGCTTTTAAACGCGCATCCATATCAATCATTGCTTTTTTTATGATATCTGCTGCACTACCTTGAATTGGCGTATTCATAGCTGTACGTTCTGCAAAACTACGTAAGTTAAAGTTTGAGCTTGTGATGTCAGGTAAATAACGGCGGCGATTTAGGATCGTTGTAACGAAACCATTTAATTTTGCCTCTTGTACAATCGAGTCCATATATTCTTTTACACCTGGGAAGCTCGTTAAATATTTCTCAATAAATTCACCAGCTTCTTTACGGGTAATATCTAAGCTTTGAGAAAGGCCATAGTCACTAATTCCATAAACAATACCAAAGTTAACCGCTTTTGCAGTTCGACGCATGTTTGATGTTACTTCATCTGCTGAAACGTGGAAAACATCCATTGCGGTACGAGTATGAATGTCCATACCTTTTTTAAACGCATCGATTAAGCTCTCATCTTTTGAAAAATGGGCTAGTACACGTAGTTCAATTTGCGAATAGTCAGCTGCAAATAATATCCAATCCTCTTGGGAAGGAGTAAAGGCTTGTCTTATCCGACGCCCTTCTTCTAAACGAATTGGGATATTTTGTAGGTTTGGATCTGTTGAACTTAGTCTACCTGTAGCTGTAAGTGCTTGTTGGTAGCGTGTGTGGACTTTACTATCCTCACTATGGACTTCCTTCATTAACCCTTCGATATAGGTTGATTGAAGTTTTGCTAGTGTACGATAATCCAATATAGAAGCAACAATTTTATGTTTTGATTTTAATTTTTCTAATACATCTGCAGCAGTAGAATATCCTGTTTTTGTTTTCTTCACTGCGGGTAGCTCTAATTTTTCAAATAGAATGACTCCTAATTGTTTTGGGGAGTTAATATTAAATCTCTCTCCAGCTAGTTCATAGATTTTTTGCTCAAGTTGAGTAATTTTTTCTGTTAACTCTTCACCCATATTTTCTAGCGTCGACTTATCGATCTTAATTCCTTCGCTTTCCATTCTTCCTAAAATGCCTGCAAGAGGTAATTCTAAATTATAATATAAATCGAATTGTTCATTATCTTTTAACTTTTCCTCAACAATAGGTTGTAGTGACCAAATAGCAAATGCTTTACGGCTAACATGTTCAGCAAGAACCTTTTCTTCTGGGATTGTCCATTTCGCACCCTTACCGTAAATCGTCTCATTTGCTTGAACATCTGTGAAGTTAAATTCTCTCGCAAGAATGGCCACTTCATCACCAGAAATGGAAGGGTTAACGATGTAAGAAGCTAATAGTAAATCAAATTCAACCCCACGTAAATCAATGTCAAGGCGATTTAAAATTGCTTGTGCAGCTTTACTATCCGACATATA carries:
- a CDS encoding helix-turn-helix domain-containing protein, whose product is MHAKRLKELRLEHGYTMEEIGKKLGIKKSSYASYESKYRRPPLERLRQLSQVYDVSVDYILGITDIRKEQHNFRTLLEQKDLHWDGLPLDEEILLQINQILEDAKHRKLHLDKQG
- a CDS encoding GAF domain-containing protein, which translates into the protein MDFNSYNANSSGVVEYIKRYSLNKNVKKILKQINPLLAKNETNIRIHLEALRDSIITEEEFQTIVAKIDLGKLCLSIQEIIPDGYVTLLFYDERENNIYHAAAPNFPVQFFDFFQDINEANMFNANCGSCGAAVYLRKVIVTDIKTSPLWKPFREYMFKWGFQTCWSIPFFKDDYVIGTFAIYHKSRRQVQSKEIQLVKEKVKYYQETIFYMFNHLLEKEA
- a CDS encoding IS110 family transposase, whose protein sequence is MKHVIALDVSKGKSTVAIYNGYRQCEFEGELNHTRVDFERLHKKIEDIKLLDGQVPDIVFEATGVYSKPVEAFFKDYGYAYCRMNPLEANLQMAKMRRNKTDLSDAHELAKTHFKMERETTYIQDDYYEQMRAMTRYYDEIEEEIILLKSRMHAILHLSFPELEQLITPSSALFLNIVQLYPHPELLLVHSKTIIKNRLKTNTRKNLSLARAEAKAAVLLEAAQNSYPAIKVNDIRCDQVRDYAARIADLLEMKNSLVRQMVVLSEGRKEYLIYRSIPGIGDSTACRLIGEIGDIRRFKNAKQLNAYAGIDIMRYQSGTTQYRDRINKRGNKHLRKILYFMVCAMLMAKGKPNHFVDYYYKLKKQPQKKPHKVAIVACINKFLKVTFQLLKQNILYDYESAIQVQKS
- the coaE gene encoding dephospho-CoA kinase (Dephospho-CoA kinase (CoaE) performs the final step in coenzyme A biosynthesis.), translating into MIIGLTGSIASGKSTVANMLKEYNLPIVDADLVARVVVEPGNPTLTKIVEAFGQEVITEKGEMDRAKVGSIIFHDESKRKVLNDIIHPAIRAEMLRQRDEHIAKGAKTVIMDIPLLFESKLQHYVEKILVVTVSEETQLKRLVERNHLSKEDALARISSQLPLSEKEKGADAVINNNGTIEQTRAQLEAILRNWNIIK
- the mutM gene encoding bifunctional DNA-formamidopyrimidine glycosylase/DNA-(apurinic or apyrimidinic site) lyase, with amino-acid sequence MPELPEVEGVVRELAPAVEGKTIRKVEFSKTVYDSCAAGKQCIVKNLEPSYFEEAMQDMLIKKVTRRSKYIYIDVEKNHQSFKFINHLGMTGAWFVVHHLNEIHEEKFRKHVHAVFTLDSGELLVFSDIRRFGEMRLLTTLEEHPPLMEMAPEPFDEDACHYFLQKCTLPKYQHKPIKEVIMDGHVLSGCGNIYATEALFKMGIHPARKVSRISKERKVKLFETIRDILHESIENGGSTISDYRNINGEAGGMQHRLKMYGKKHCSTCGSNTKSMTIGGRTSVYCPHCQH
- the polA gene encoding DNA polymerase I; translation: MGKDKLLLLDGNSLAYRAFFALPLLTNDSGIHTNAVYGFTTMLQKILDEEKPTKMLVAFDAGKTTFRHESYDEYKGGRQKTPPELSEQFPYLRKLIDAYQIKRYELEMYEADDIIGTLASQAEKENMEVIVVSGDKDLTQLATENVTVYITKKGMTDIEQYTPAHIEEKYGLTPEQIIDMKGLMGDTSDNIPGVPGVGEKTAIKLLKEYGTIENLYENIESMKKSKMKEKLVENEEQAKMSKKLATIFTEAPIEISLSDLAYPGPNEEEVISVFQELSFKSLIEKSHFTIEEKETAEIKFEIVENVIPEMLKDTMAVHLELENEHYHTCQIFGAAFTDGLSTFYVPFKTMNESETIKNWLEDESKKKYMSDSKAAQAILNRLDIDLRGVEFDLLLASYIVNPSISGDEVAILAREFNFTDVQANETIYGKGAKWTIPEEKVLAEHVSRKAFAIWSLQPIVEEKLKDNEQFDLYYNLELPLAGILGRMESEGIKIDKSTLENMGEELTEKITQLEQKIYELAGERFNINSPKQLGVILFEKLELPAVKKTKTGYSTAADVLEKLKSKHKIVASILDYRTLAKLQSTYIEGLMKEVHSEDSKVHTRYQQALTATGRLSSTDPNLQNIPIRLEEGRRIRQAFTPSQEDWILFAADYSQIELRVLAHFSKDESLIDAFKKGMDIHTRTAMDVFHVSADEVTSNMRRTAKAVNFGIVYGISDYGLSQSLDITRKEAGEFIEKYLTSFPGVKEYMDSIVQEAKLNGFVTTILNRRRYLPDITSSNFNLRSFAERTAMNTPIQGSAADIIKKAMIDMDARLKAEGLKTKMLLQVHDELIFEAPKDEIEILERIVPEVMENAIELLVPLKVEYSYGGTWYDAK